A window from Parafrankia irregularis encodes these proteins:
- a CDS encoding ABC transporter substrate-binding protein, giving the protein MRRRSRLWGLGLAASLAAAVLAGCGGSGSGGSESSNARGIEGRTIKIGGLVEQRAFGGADDGFKARIDRANSTKELGDYTIDYLGSTDPGQGAVDKALATTQSLIDRDDVYAVAPVLTTSFQQSVANYAVARKVPYFGGGFTPAFCSPNQYGFSTIGCYISADYGYTTPVEGVAKALGKKPDQVRWAVVSLAQPDGQKLADNYRKLIETVNGKVVYSEATVPPGGGGDLQPFVSAVMDSKPDAVWLLLGSEVLGFSSAMKAAGYTGALVNSSFYLPGTLQKVPTVAAALEGAIVSTNTPVLESNSTYIQQLEKDFKAIGKSADDVTFGALSGYQAADMMIAMMKKVAPDFGDLVSTIGKGFKYEPGRDAAPVSWPEAFDGSVGCNTVLRVENGSYKIVAPYSCTGRKVEFD; this is encoded by the coding sequence ATGCGTAGACGTAGTCGACTCTGGGGCTTAGGCCTGGCCGCGAGCCTCGCGGCCGCCGTCCTGGCGGGTTGCGGAGGGTCCGGCTCAGGCGGGTCGGAATCCTCAAATGCTCGCGGCATCGAGGGCAGGACCATCAAGATCGGCGGACTGGTCGAGCAACGCGCCTTCGGTGGCGCCGACGACGGGTTCAAGGCACGGATCGATCGCGCCAACTCGACGAAGGAGCTGGGCGACTACACGATCGACTACCTGGGCTCCACCGACCCGGGCCAGGGCGCCGTCGACAAGGCGCTGGCAACGACCCAGAGCCTCATCGACCGCGACGACGTGTACGCGGTCGCACCGGTTCTCACCACCAGTTTCCAGCAGTCCGTCGCGAACTACGCCGTGGCCAGGAAAGTGCCCTATTTCGGGGGCGGATTCACTCCTGCGTTCTGCTCTCCGAACCAGTACGGCTTCAGCACCATCGGCTGCTACATCAGCGCGGACTACGGCTACACCACGCCGGTGGAGGGCGTCGCGAAGGCACTGGGCAAGAAGCCGGACCAGGTCCGGTGGGCTGTCGTCTCACTCGCCCAGCCCGACGGCCAGAAGCTCGCCGACAACTACCGCAAGCTGATCGAGACCGTCAACGGGAAGGTCGTGTACAGCGAAGCGACCGTGCCGCCCGGCGGCGGCGGCGACCTGCAGCCGTTCGTCAGCGCGGTGATGGATTCGAAGCCGGACGCCGTCTGGCTTCTCCTCGGCAGCGAGGTCCTCGGTTTCTCGTCGGCGATGAAGGCCGCCGGGTACACGGGGGCGTTGGTCAACTCGTCGTTCTACCTGCCCGGAACGCTTCAGAAGGTCCCGACGGTGGCGGCGGCACTCGAGGGCGCCATCGTGTCCACGAACACGCCGGTCCTGGAGTCGAACAGCACGTACATCCAGCAGCTGGAAAAGGACTTCAAGGCCATCGGGAAGTCCGCCGACGATGTCACCTTCGGGGCGTTGAGCGGTTACCAGGCCGCGGACATGATGATCGCGATGATGAAGAAGGTCGCGCCGGACTTCGGCGACCTGGTGTCGACGATCGGCAAGGGCTTCAAGTACGAGCCCGGGAGGGACGCCGCCCCGGTGTCGTGGCCGGAGGCGTTCGACGGCAGCGTGGGCTGCAACACCGTACTGCGCGTCGAGAACGGCTCATACAAGATCGTGGCGCCGTACTCCTGCACCGGCAGGAAGGTCGAGTTCGACTGA
- a CDS encoding ABC transporter substrate-binding protein: MVNSRIAEPIRIGWLLDTRFPEVMELDTRSDLREPFELVFNDAYEQGVLDRPVQVIFKEVDGLPRGSVRAVIDAYGELCDEGCLAVFGPHVSENILPVKEAIEERFRVPSIGLYGSDEGLGEWTFALPNGSMTDEPIIWAELMRRGGHERVGVLVERSQTGAEHLAGFRRACRDEGLQIVAEESIAQVGRDVTDQVTRIRDAGATTLALCGFGMGLWGVNAALRKLGWDPPRYTGTALEDAYAVPDLWEPVVGWIGLEQYDEANKVGQKFLDRFEEVYGRRPEYFAPVVVRDAAVCFLDALVNARPLSPRGVKEALERVKMLPAASGSPGTRLSFGKWTRRGWMGAGYLVARRLDPDGKTSHFVARYGDE; encoded by the coding sequence GTGGTCAACAGCCGTATCGCCGAGCCGATCAGGATCGGCTGGTTGCTCGACACCCGGTTCCCGGAGGTGATGGAGCTGGACACCCGCAGTGACCTGCGGGAACCGTTCGAGCTGGTCTTCAACGACGCCTACGAGCAGGGCGTCCTCGACCGTCCGGTCCAGGTGATCTTCAAGGAGGTCGACGGCCTGCCGCGCGGGTCGGTCAGAGCGGTCATCGACGCGTACGGCGAGCTGTGCGACGAGGGCTGTCTCGCCGTGTTCGGGCCGCACGTGTCCGAGAACATCCTGCCGGTCAAGGAGGCGATCGAGGAGCGGTTCCGGGTGCCGTCGATCGGCCTCTACGGCTCCGACGAGGGCCTCGGGGAGTGGACGTTCGCGCTGCCCAACGGGTCGATGACCGACGAGCCGATCATCTGGGCCGAGCTGATGCGCCGCGGCGGCCACGAGCGGGTCGGAGTGCTCGTCGAGCGGTCCCAGACCGGCGCGGAGCACCTCGCCGGCTTCCGCAGGGCGTGCCGGGACGAGGGGCTGCAGATCGTCGCCGAGGAGTCGATCGCCCAGGTCGGCCGGGACGTCACCGACCAGGTCACCCGGATCCGCGACGCGGGCGCGACCACGCTCGCGCTCTGCGGGTTCGGGATGGGCCTGTGGGGTGTCAACGCCGCGCTGCGCAAGCTCGGCTGGGACCCGCCCCGCTACACCGGAACCGCACTCGAGGACGCCTACGCGGTGCCGGACCTTTGGGAGCCGGTGGTGGGCTGGATCGGTCTCGAGCAGTACGACGAGGCGAACAAGGTCGGCCAGAAGTTCCTGGACCGGTTCGAGGAGGTCTACGGCCGGCGGCCGGAGTACTTCGCGCCGGTGGTGGTCCGGGACGCCGCGGTCTGCTTCCTGGACGCGCTGGTCAACGCCCGGCCGCTGTCGCCGCGGGGGGTCAAGGAGGCACTGGAGCGGGTCAAGATGCTCCCTGCTGCCTCCGGCTCGCCGGGTACCCGGCTCTCCTTCGGGAAGTGGACCCGCCGGGGCTGGATGGGCGCCGGCTACCTGGTGGCCCGCCGGCTCGACCCCGATGGGAAGACCTCGCACTTCGTCGCCCGATACGGCGACGAATAG
- a CDS encoding aldehyde dehydrogenase family protein, translating into MTEQAVPAPENRPGFLEPGLVLGDRFVATSIGGEMEHFNPATGRVNKAFPVATLDEVDEAVSAARAAFEEWRRWTPDARRAALLRLADIMVERRREIGVIAALESGTIYNEFVAAYTADWFRYYAGWADKLTGESINPYPFRGLDFTVPEPVGVVALFVASNGPIGFFGMAGAPALAAGCTLVVKPPELGPFSSVSFARWCLEAGIPPGVVNVVGGGPEVSQALVRHPGVDKISFTGSTQTGRRLQEAAAQNVKPLVMELGGKSANIVFADADLDAVIPGAARFINSAGQGCSMPTRLLVQRPRYDRAIEEVARIASGVVAGDPFTPGVTMGPVISESSARRITGLVSDAKESGAARVHQGGGRIGGELANGYFVEPTLLVDVDNAAPIAQTEIFGPVLCVIPFDDEDEAIALANGTGFGLVAYAHTQDMRRARRLIDSLRAGSVHINSSGPGPVSPASPFGGVKDSGYGRQGSRLGIEEFLSYKNVYLNI; encoded by the coding sequence ATGACCGAGCAGGCGGTGCCCGCCCCCGAGAACCGGCCAGGCTTCCTGGAGCCCGGGCTCGTCCTGGGTGACCGGTTCGTCGCCACATCAATCGGTGGCGAGATGGAGCACTTCAACCCCGCTACCGGCAGGGTGAACAAGGCCTTCCCTGTCGCCACCCTCGACGAGGTCGACGAGGCCGTGAGCGCCGCGCGGGCGGCGTTCGAGGAATGGCGCCGGTGGACGCCGGATGCCCGGCGCGCCGCGCTGCTGCGGCTGGCCGACATCATGGTCGAGCGCCGCAGGGAGATCGGCGTCATCGCGGCGCTGGAGAGCGGCACGATCTACAACGAGTTCGTCGCCGCGTACACGGCCGACTGGTTTCGGTACTACGCCGGCTGGGCCGACAAGCTCACCGGCGAGAGCATCAACCCGTACCCGTTCCGGGGCCTGGACTTCACCGTCCCCGAGCCGGTGGGGGTGGTCGCCCTGTTCGTCGCCTCGAACGGGCCGATCGGGTTCTTCGGCATGGCCGGCGCGCCGGCACTGGCCGCCGGCTGCACCCTGGTGGTCAAGCCACCCGAGCTGGGCCCGTTCTCCTCGGTCTCGTTCGCCCGCTGGTGCCTGGAGGCAGGTATCCCCCCGGGCGTCGTCAACGTCGTGGGCGGCGGCCCCGAGGTCAGCCAGGCGCTGGTCCGCCACCCTGGCGTCGACAAGATCAGCTTTACCGGCAGCACGCAGACCGGGCGCCGCCTCCAGGAGGCGGCCGCACAGAACGTCAAGCCGTTGGTGATGGAGCTCGGTGGCAAGTCCGCGAACATCGTCTTCGCGGACGCGGACCTCGACGCCGTGATTCCCGGCGCCGCCCGGTTCATCAACAGCGCCGGGCAGGGCTGCTCGATGCCGACCCGCCTGCTCGTCCAGCGTCCCCGGTACGACCGAGCCATCGAGGAGGTTGCCCGGATCGCGAGCGGCGTCGTCGCCGGCGACCCGTTCACCCCCGGGGTGACCATGGGCCCGGTCATCAGCGAGAGCTCCGCGCGCCGCATCACCGGCCTCGTCAGTGACGCCAAGGAGAGCGGCGCGGCCCGTGTCCACCAGGGCGGCGGGCGCATCGGTGGTGAGCTCGCGAACGGCTACTTCGTCGAGCCGACGCTGCTCGTCGACGTCGACAACGCGGCACCCATCGCGCAGACCGAGATCTTCGGCCCGGTGCTGTGCGTCATCCCGTTCGACGACGAGGACGAGGCGATCGCGTTGGCCAACGGCACCGGCTTCGGCCTCGTGGCCTACGCCCACACCCAGGACATGCGGCGCGCCCGCCGTCTCATCGACTCGCTACGGGCCGGCAGCGTGCACATCAACTCCTCCGGCCCCGGCCCGGTCTCGCCGGCCTCGCCGTTCGGCGGGGTGAAGGACAGCGGCTACGGCCGGCAGGGCAGCCGGCTCGGCATCGAGGAGTTCCTCTCCTACAAGAACGTGTACCTGAACATCTGA